A window of Planifilum fulgidum genomic DNA:
AATCAAAGGAGGTTTTCCTTATAGGAACATCAAATTGATCCAAATACATACGCTTTAATAGAGTGCCTTCATTAACAACCTTTTCATACTCATCATGCATAAAGATATCACAGATATAAACAGTCTCCCCTTCAACAAAGAAAAAAATTCGTTCGTTTACGTCTCCTGGTTTTAAACAGTCCAAGTCAACGCGGTCGCTTTGAACTTCGTTATGAAGATGCGCTTTTCGATAAAGCGGATCCCGCATCTTTTCAAATAAGGGCGCAAACTTGTTCTCCCACGAGGGATTTTTTTTCAATTTCTTGCGGACTGGCTTGGAAAGTTTCACAAGTTGTCCCTCTTGATGGATATAGCGCAAATACAGGATTCGGGCAAATGCGGTCAGTGTGACGAGACCCTCTTCCCAGACCAACACATCGGCGAACTCTTTCCGAAGACGATATTTAGAGATACCGATCATCTCGGACAGCTCATCTTCCGCCACATAATCCTTAGATAGAACAGCGGCGGCGGGACCCAATTCCCGCAGTTTCTCCAAGTTAAAGGAGAGAGGAGCGGCGGGAAGCTCGATCAATGTATTAGATTGTTCATAAATGTATTTGACGGGAATTCCCTCTATCAAACCTAAAAGCGTCAGGTACGGAACGACTGCCTTGTAACCGCCCGTAGGGTTTAAAATCACTTTATAACTGCTTACCGGATACCGGTCAAGGACAGACATTACGGTATCAACCAGATGGTCGACCGCCACTTTTCGAAACAATTCCGCATCCTTGACCTGCAATCCCTTGACAACCCGGTACTCCGCTTCCGCTCCCCACAATCGCTTTCCGATTTCTGTCAACACCTTTCCGCACAAGACACCGTCCAACGTATCCGAAGTTAAAAACACCAGGATATCTCTTTTATTAACTTCTATGCGGGACAAGCTGTTCGTTTCTGCGCTGAATCGAATCGGATCAAAGTCGGAACTGCGGGAGATTGTAATTAATTCTTTACCAATGGTATCCAGCCGTGCCTGATGCTCCTCCCATTCGGAAACGGGCCGGCCAAAAAGGTCGGAAAATTTATCACTGCTAAGGTTGTTCCGAATAAGGGATACACCCACCGTGGAAATAATCACTTTCATGGCTTACACCTCCGCCAGCGCGCTGAAAAACTATTACACATCATTTCGTTTCCCGGGTTTTTTCCATCATATTCTTCTATTTTCGCCTGTTTGGATGCCTTTCCCCATTATCCAGCTTACTGGGATTAAGAAAGCCACTTGAAATTATCTACCGGTTTCTTTCGGTCTGCTTGTTTTAAAAATGAAGCCTCTTCTCCAAGAAACACGCCTGAGACTTGGAGATCCTGCGGTCTCCCTCCTCTCTCTTTGCGGCAATCGGAAACCCGTCACCGAGGAACACCCAGCCATGATCATCCTGAAACATTCGTATCCGCCGCTTTACATCCGAAACCTCGATTTCCCCCATCGATTCCTCCATTAGACAAAAACTCGTTGCAGCGACTGCCTCGAAACGGGGATCAGGCTGATAGGCCCTGAGAATTTCCGCCTTCCCGCTTTAACTTGCACAAGTCTTCCTGTGAAAATCTCGCCCGCACAGGAACTAGGCTGACGAAATCCGCATGCTATGCCCATATCGTGAAAGAGGCCCATCCTCATCCAATGAAAATCTAAAAAGCCTGCCGCCGCTCCGAACGGGAGCGAATGGCAGGCTTTTTCACCGCACTTATTGCAGGGCGGCCTCCACTTCCTTCACCATTTCGCTGAGGGAGATCAAGCCTCCGCCGGAAAGATACCAGTAGTTGGGATCCAGATACACGATGTTTTTGTCCTTGTAGGCCTTGGTGCCCTTCACCAGATCGTTGTTCAGCACCTGTTCGGCCGGCTGGCCTCCTTCACCGCTGACCACTTTGTCCCGGTCGACCACAAAAAGGTAGTCGGGATTTTTCTCGGCGATGTACTCAAAGGTGACGCTCATCCCGTGGGTGGAGACTTTGATGTTGTTGTCCACCGGCTTGACGCCCAGAACGTCGTGAATCAGCCCGAAG
This region includes:
- a CDS encoding putative CRISPR-associated protein; the encoded protein is MKVIISTVGVSLIRNNLSSDKFSDLFGRPVSEWEEHQARLDTIGKELITISRSSDFDPIRFSAETNSLSRIEVNKRDILVFLTSDTLDGVLCGKVLTEIGKRLWGAEAEYRVVKGLQVKDAELFRKVAVDHLVDTVMSVLDRYPVSSYKVILNPTGGYKAVVPYLTLLGLIEGIPVKYIYEQSNTLIELPAAPLSFNLEKLRELGPAAAVLSKDYVAEDELSEMIGISKYRLRKEFADVLVWEEGLVTLTAFARILYLRYIHQEGQLVKLSKPVRKKLKKNPSWENKFAPLFEKMRDPLYRKAHLHNEVQSDRVDLDCLKPGDVNERIFFFVEGETVYICDIFMHDEYEKVVNEGTLLKRMYLDQFDVPIRKTSFD